From Coffea arabica cultivar ET-39 chromosome 9c, Coffea Arabica ET-39 HiFi, whole genome shotgun sequence, one genomic window encodes:
- the LOC113708291 gene encoding uncharacterized protein: MNYSMEKLTLVYMDEIVRLHGVPVNIVSDRDPRFQQLPFVDSNGTVRSTIREEVPVTNLLGRNRREESSRSNGYSMDRGGTRKSQVNMTKSPNSAKPTKELCGQSTKDLELEVRDRVFLKVTPLRNIMTGKGKKFQPKFVGPFKILQRVGKVAYRLELPSSLSRIHDVFHVSMLTKCYPDPSHILQPEEIEIDESLTYKEKPVQLFDRKVKELRNKQISLVKILWRNHGVEEATREVEEEMHKK; encoded by the exons ATGAATTATTCCATGGAGAAATTGACTCTGGTGTACATGGATGAGATCGTAAGGCTACATGGAGTTCCTGTGAACATTGTTTCAGATAGAGATCCCCGCTTC CAACAgttaccattcgtcgattcaaatggaaCCGTACGAAGCACCATACGGGAGGAAGTGCCAGTCACCAATCTATTGGGACGAAATCGGCGAGAGGAAAGTTCTAGATCCAACGGCTATTCCATGGATAGAGGAGGCACGAGAAAAAGTCAAGTTAATATGACAAAGAGTCCAAACAGcgcaaagccgacaaaagagctatgcggaCAATCGACGAAAGACTTGGAGCTTGAAGTTAGGGATCGCGTTTTCCTCAAGGTCACACCGTTACGGAACATCATgacgggtaaaggaaagaaatttcaACCAAAGTTCGTCGGACCCTTCAAGATCCTCCAGAGGGTTGGTAAAGTAGCGTATCGGTTAGAACTACCGTCAAGTCTATCCAGAATTCACGatgtcttccacgtctcgatgcttacGAAGTGTTATCCCGACCCGTCTCACATCTTACAACCGGAGGAAATTGAAATAGATGAATCCCTCACTTACAAAGAAAAACCTGTACAGCTGTTTGACCGAAAAGTGAAGGAGCTGAGAAACAAACAGATTTCTTTGGTTAAGATcttatggagaaatcatggcGTAGAAGAAGCTACCagggaggtggaagaagaaatgcacaAGAAATAG